A single Chryseobacterium sp. DNA region contains:
- a CDS encoding DUF6326 family protein — MNNSTKFEDIPVNIKVILAGLWTSVTLCYLYGDYFELYTSGKTRGLVEGSSLLNSPLKLCIASIILAIPAAMVFLSLIVKPAVNRILNIIFGVFFTVVMLLIGIISYSDWYSFYVFLAAVECIITILIVWYA; from the coding sequence ATGAACAATTCCACAAAATTTGAGGATATTCCGGTAAACATAAAGGTCATCCTTGCAGGGCTTTGGACTTCAGTTACACTATGTTATTTGTATGGAGATTACTTTGAACTCTATACTTCGGGGAAAACACGCGGTCTCGTGGAAGGAAGCAGCCTGCTAAATTCTCCTTTAAAATTATGTATTGCTTCTATAATTCTGGCAATTCCTGCAGCAATGGTATTCCTTTCCCTTATTGTAAAGCCTGCGGTCAACAGGATTTTGAATATTATTTTTGGAGTTTTTTTTACTGTGGTAATGCTGCTTATTGGAATAATCTCCTATTCAGATTGGTATTCGTTTTATGTTTTTCTGGCAGCTGTAGAATGTATCATAACGATATTGATTGTATGGTATGCCTGA
- a CDS encoding glycosyltransferase, producing the protein MENSKQIFQTSSKKRWKSVQWGSRVFIFIAALLLLALGLMMTLDRSPKIPFKEDYKAVITANRPYLQENKISKEYKGFRSFISEKTIHTNLAKIEKARAERFKNQNRNWAQFPGGIRSAFYVAWDPQSLMSLKRNIRHVNLVFPEWFFLDPNTGDLKTNIDPEGYKMIRRTGVAAMPILSNNFDREFRSEGLGKVLNDPQKRTHLIQRITQQCLKYHFKGINIDFEDMNLNSDENLIAFMKELSETFKQNRLLVTMDIMTDNDDYNIRKLDPFVDYFVLMAYDEYSAGGDAGPVSSQKWIEEQTGKIMKKTSPQKIILGLGAYGYDWSSNPDDNTSITYMQAITKASASKAVIDFNDNTFNLNYSYTDSKNNTHTVFFNDAASVFNTMRFSSEYPLAGTALWRLGSEDSRIWNFYDKDLTFAGLSKLHLKSLENVKGQTMVDYIGDGEVLDVLNTPHDGKIALEIDPKEKIITDENYVTYPSSYEVKKYGSAPQKELVLTFDDGPDETYTPQVLDILSKYHVPAAFFLVGLNAEKNLPLVKRIYREGHEIGNHTFTHENIAKVSPERALLELKLTRLLIECVTGHSTILFRAPYNADSEPTTPEEIIPVALARQQNYLDIGENIDPEDWQPGIKADEIVKRVLAGIKQQRGNIILLHDAGGETREETVKALKILIPTLQKQGYHFTNLTNLLHKSRSELMPEIPKTRSYYVMQLNLVLATVIYGISHFLVALFTIFIVLGLIRLILMAYWAFKEKRKEKQLGEFPILESYPNVSVIVPAYNEEVNIVSSLHNLLKQTYPNFNIIMVDDGSKDSTYEKAKEAFPDHPKLKIFTKANGGKATALNFGISQTDAEYVVCIDADTKLQQDAVKYMIARFLNSDPEEKIAAVAGNVKVGNTVNWLTKWQSIEYATSQNFDRLAYAHINAITVIPGAIGAFRKSAIIEAGGYSSDTLAEDCDITVKILRAGYTVANENRAVAVTEAPETVKQFLKQRFRWTYGIMQMFWKQKQTFLNPKYKGLGLWAMPNILLFQYIIPFFSPLADLIMFFGILSGNGSKIFTYYLIFLLVDASLSLVAFIMQRERLTSLMYIIPQRFGYRWLMYIVLFKSLRKALKGEMQSWGFLKRTGNVKEIATS; encoded by the coding sequence GTGGAAAATTCCAAACAGATTTTTCAGACCAGCAGCAAGAAACGCTGGAAAAGCGTACAATGGGGAAGCCGTGTTTTTATTTTTATTGCGGCACTCCTTCTTCTTGCTTTAGGTCTGATGATGACCCTGGACAGAAGTCCTAAAATACCTTTTAAAGAAGATTATAAGGCTGTTATCACTGCGAATAGGCCTTATCTTCAGGAAAATAAAATTTCTAAAGAATATAAAGGGTTCAGAAGCTTTATTTCTGAAAAAACAATCCATACCAATCTTGCCAAAATTGAAAAGGCACGAGCAGAGAGATTCAAAAATCAGAACAGAAACTGGGCCCAGTTTCCGGGAGGGATCCGCTCAGCTTTTTATGTTGCCTGGGATCCGCAGTCTTTGATGTCTTTAAAACGAAATATCAGACACGTCAACCTTGTTTTTCCGGAATGGTTCTTCCTTGATCCCAATACCGGGGATCTGAAAACCAATATTGACCCGGAAGGATACAAAATGATCAGAAGAACAGGAGTGGCTGCCATGCCTATTCTGAGTAATAATTTTGACCGGGAATTCCGTTCTGAGGGATTGGGAAAAGTCCTTAATGATCCGCAGAAAAGAACACATCTTATCCAAAGAATTACCCAGCAGTGCTTAAAATATCATTTCAAAGGAATCAATATTGACTTTGAAGATATGAACCTTAATTCTGATGAAAACCTGATTGCGTTTATGAAAGAGCTTTCAGAAACGTTCAAGCAGAACAGGTTGCTGGTAACCATGGATATCATGACAGATAATGATGACTATAATATCCGGAAATTAGATCCTTTTGTAGATTATTTTGTGCTGATGGCTTACGATGAATATTCAGCAGGCGGTGATGCAGGTCCTGTTTCTTCACAGAAATGGATCGAGGAGCAGACAGGAAAAATCATGAAAAAGACTTCTCCCCAAAAAATTATTTTGGGCTTGGGAGCTTATGGATATGACTGGAGTTCCAATCCGGATGACAATACTTCCATTACCTATATGCAGGCCATTACAAAAGCCAGCGCCAGTAAAGCGGTGATTGATTTTAATGACAATACCTTCAATCTGAACTATTCCTATACCGATTCTAAAAATAATACCCATACCGTATTCTTCAATGATGCTGCCTCTGTTTTCAACACCATGCGCTTTTCATCCGAATATCCATTGGCAGGCACTGCACTTTGGAGATTGGGAAGTGAAGACAGCAGGATCTGGAATTTTTATGATAAAGATCTTACGTTTGCCGGACTTTCCAAGCTTCATTTAAAAAGTCTTGAAAATGTAAAAGGGCAGACCATGGTCGACTATATCGGAGACGGAGAGGTACTGGATGTACTGAATACCCCGCATGATGGTAAAATAGCATTGGAAATTGATCCGAAAGAGAAAATCATTACCGATGAAAATTATGTTACCTATCCAAGTTCTTATGAAGTGAAAAAATATGGAAGCGCTCCTCAGAAAGAACTGGTGCTGACCTTTGATGACGGACCTGATGAAACCTATACTCCGCAGGTACTGGATATTCTTTCCAAGTATCATGTTCCGGCTGCTTTCTTTTTGGTAGGATTAAATGCTGAGAAGAATCTTCCCCTGGTTAAAAGAATTTATCGGGAAGGACATGAAATCGGCAACCATACCTTTACGCATGAAAATATAGCTAAAGTAAGTCCTGAAAGAGCTTTATTGGAGCTGAAACTAACAAGATTACTGATAGAATGTGTGACGGGACACAGTACCATCCTGTTCAGAGCACCTTACAATGCAGACTCCGAGCCTACCACCCCAGAGGAGATCATCCCTGTAGCCTTGGCAAGACAGCAGAATTATCTGGACATCGGAGAAAATATAGATCCTGAAGACTGGCAGCCAGGAATAAAAGCTGATGAAATTGTAAAACGTGTATTGGCCGGGATCAAACAGCAGAGAGGCAATATTATCCTGCTTCATGATGCAGGCGGAGAGACAAGAGAAGAAACGGTGAAAGCATTGAAAATCTTAATCCCGACACTGCAAAAGCAAGGGTATCATTTTACCAACCTTACCAACCTGCTGCATAAAAGCAGAAGTGAGCTGATGCCGGAAATCCCTAAAACAAGATCATATTATGTGATGCAGCTCAATCTGGTGCTGGCTACCGTTATCTACGGAATAAGTCATTTTTTGGTTGCATTGTTTACCATCTTTATTGTGTTGGGTTTGATCAGACTTATACTGATGGCTTATTGGGCCTTTAAAGAAAAAAGAAAAGAAAAACAACTGGGGGAATTTCCTATCCTGGAATCATATCCGAACGTGTCTGTTATTGTTCCGGCTTATAATGAAGAAGTAAATATTGTTTCTTCCTTACATAACCTTTTGAAACAGACTTATCCGAATTTTAATATCATTATGGTAGATGACGGAAGTAAAGATTCCACTTATGAAAAGGCGAAAGAAGCATTTCCTGATCATCCGAAGCTGAAAATTTTCACCAAAGCGAATGGTGGAAAAGCTACAGCCCTGAACTTTGGAATCTCACAGACCGATGCTGAATATGTGGTTTGTATTGATGCTGATACCAAGCTGCAGCAGGATGCTGTTAAATATATGATCGCGAGATTTTTAAATTCAGATCCTGAAGAAAAAATAGCAGCAGTGGCAGGAAATGTGAAAGTAGGAAATACGGTGAACTGGCTTACCAAATGGCAGTCTATAGAATATGCGACCAGTCAGAATTTTGACAGACTTGCTTACGCTCATATCAATGCCATTACGGTAATTCCCGGTGCTATCGGGGCGTTCAGAAAATCAGCGATCATAGAGGCGGGAGGATATTCATCGGATACTTTGGCTGAAGACTGCGATATTACAGTGAAGATTTTAAGAGCAGGCTATACGGTGGCCAATGAAAACAGAGCGGTTGCTGTGACGGAAGCCCCTGAAACGGTGAAACAGTTTTTAAAACAGCGCTTCCGCTGGACGTATGGAATTATGCAGATGTTCTGGAAACAGAAGCAAACCTTCCTTAATCCTAAATATAAAGGCTTGGGACTTTGGGCGATGCCGAATATTCTGCTGTTCCAGTACATTATCCCATTCTTTTCACCACTGGCAGACCTGATCATGTTTTTTGGGATTTTATCAGGAAACGGAAGCAAAATATTTACGTATTATCTGATCTTCCTTTTGGTAGATGCTTCCTTATCTTTAGTAGCATTCATCATGCAGCGTGAAAGATTAACCAGTCTGATGTATATTATTCCACAAAGATTCGGGTATAGATGGCTGATGTATATTGTATTGTTTAAAAGCTTAAGAAAGGCTCTGAAAGGGGAAATGCAGTCCTGGGGATTCCTGAAAAGAACAGGAAATGTAAAAGAGATCGCCACTTCTTAA
- a CDS encoding lipocalin family protein codes for MKTLHKIILPVSLGALGLLIFNSCSVGIPKGATAVNNFDVKKYLGRWYEIARFDYRFEKNMDNVTAEYSENPDGTIKVDNKGYHYVKKEWKESVGEARFVKDKTEARLKVAFFKPFWASYNVIDIDKDYQYALVAGSSLKYLWILSRTTTIPESIRQRFIEKAKKIGYQTDELIWVKHNQ; via the coding sequence ATGAAAACACTTCATAAAATTATACTTCCCGTCTCGCTGGGAGCACTGGGACTTCTTATTTTTAATTCATGTTCGGTAGGAATCCCTAAAGGAGCTACGGCAGTGAATAATTTTGATGTTAAAAAGTACCTCGGAAGATGGTATGAAATCGCCCGTTTTGATTATCGGTTTGAGAAAAATATGGATAATGTGACTGCCGAATATTCAGAAAACCCGGATGGAACCATCAAAGTAGACAACAAAGGGTATCATTACGTGAAAAAAGAATGGAAAGAATCGGTAGGAGAAGCCAGGTTTGTGAAAGATAAAACAGAGGCCAGGCTGAAAGTGGCATTTTTCAAACCCTTCTGGGCAAGCTATAATGTGATTGATATTGATAAAGACTACCAGTATGCATTGGTGGCCGGAAGCAGTTTAAAATATCTTTGGATCTTATCCCGGACGACCACTATTCCTGAAAGTATCCGACAGCGATTTATTGAAAAAGCAAAGAAAATAGGCTATCAGACAGACGAGCTGATCTGGGTGAAGCATAATCAGTAA
- a CDS encoding LytTR family DNA-binding domain-containing protein, with amino-acid sequence MKIKAVIVDDEVIAREVLRNYLTKYCPQVEILGEAENIKEAVPLITENQPQLVFLDVEMPFGNAFDVLEATKEFPYETIFITAFSQYSLQALNKSASYYILKPIDIQELILAVNKVAESLEKKEELNRNKILLENLKLKPEKQQLILPTLQGFDVVKTEDILRLQADGNFTQVYLTDGSKKMVCRFLKHFDDLLENPFVRVHRSHIINSAFVKSYHKSGTVMLSDDTEIEVSGSFKDNFLKVFS; translated from the coding sequence ATGAAAATAAAAGCCGTAATCGTAGACGATGAAGTCATCGCAAGAGAAGTACTGAGAAACTATCTCACCAAATACTGCCCTCAGGTGGAAATTCTGGGAGAGGCAGAAAATATAAAGGAAGCAGTGCCTCTGATTACGGAAAACCAGCCCCAGCTGGTATTTCTGGATGTGGAAATGCCTTTCGGTAATGCCTTTGATGTATTGGAAGCTACCAAGGAGTTTCCCTATGAGACCATCTTCATTACGGCATTTTCACAATATTCTTTACAGGCTTTAAATAAATCGGCAAGTTATTATATTTTAAAACCGATTGATATCCAGGAATTGATCCTTGCTGTAAATAAAGTCGCTGAAAGTCTGGAGAAAAAGGAAGAACTCAACAGAAATAAAATCCTGCTGGAAAATTTAAAATTAAAACCTGAAAAGCAGCAGCTTATCCTTCCCACTTTGCAGGGGTTCGATGTAGTGAAGACAGAAGATATCCTCAGGCTTCAGGCCGATGGCAACTTTACCCAGGTTTACCTTACCGATGGTTCAAAGAAAATGGTCTGCCGGTTTTTAAAACATTTTGACGATTTGCTGGAAAATCCTTTTGTAAGGGTTCACCGTTCCCATATTATCAATTCAGCCTTCGTAAAATCTTATCATAAAAGCGGAACCGTAATGCTTTCTGATGATACGGAAATAGAGGTTTCCGGCAGTTTTAAAGATAACTTTCTGAAAGTTTTTTCGTAG
- a CDS encoding DUF4386 domain-containing protein, with translation MTFENKTARWAGFIYLIVIITGFFSLMYVPSQLIDLKNPALTFQNISSSKYLFSLSIAGSMLCYISFTLLPLVLYKLLKGVNASYAKLMVILALISVPISFVNLQNKLSVLTIIETADYLKIYKIEELQAQMMLLLSHYNKGILMVQIFWGLWLYPFGYLVYKSSFLPKILGVFLMLGCFGYILNVFGKTLIPHFSDYALSGYITLPASIGEMGICLWMLVLGVKNRNTNH, from the coding sequence ATGACCTTTGAAAATAAGACAGCAAGATGGGCAGGATTTATTTATCTGATCGTCATAATAACGGGATTTTTTAGTTTAATGTATGTTCCGTCCCAATTGATAGACTTGAAGAATCCTGCATTGACCTTTCAAAATATCTCTTCTTCTAAGTATCTTTTCAGTCTGAGTATTGCAGGCAGTATGCTGTGTTATATTTCCTTTACACTGCTTCCTCTGGTATTATATAAATTACTGAAAGGCGTCAATGCCTCTTATGCCAAACTGATGGTTATTCTTGCTCTTATAAGCGTTCCTATTTCCTTTGTCAATCTTCAAAATAAGCTTTCTGTACTGACCATTATTGAGACTGCTGATTACTTAAAAATATATAAGATAGAAGAGCTTCAGGCCCAGATGATGCTTTTATTGAGTCATTATAATAAAGGAATTTTAATGGTTCAGATCTTTTGGGGGCTTTGGCTTTACCCTTTTGGCTATTTGGTATATAAATCTAGCTTTTTGCCCAAAATTCTGGGAGTTTTCTTAATGCTGGGGTGTTTTGGGTATATACTCAATGTTTTTGGAAAAACTCTAATCCCTCATTTTTCAGATTATGCATTATCAGGCTATATAACACTGCCCGCTTCAATAGGGGAGATGGGTATCTGTTTGTGGATGTTGGTTCTGGGAGTGAAAAATAGAAATACTAACCATTAA
- a CDS encoding histidine kinase: MKTLRLFILFLFMTFGSGMYSQVNTKAVEEVQVATRKLKKAIDTKNESAQADSYYNIGETFFNDGNFPKSEEYYTKAKKIYEKLNDKPNIEKTTRRLAQSQEKQNKITPAISNYSMAAQLGYSEKSRTVNSNDVARLSSPTPEQKVEAIQNNINISKKENEQAGVAEGYSQLADVNIQQNDVFKAEENLNNAYKISKKEAPQQALEINQKLANLYVENKNFEKAIEAKKKVLREDFVKENSQEKVNQIQELADIYIKKNDPDEAVTLLKNAYGIALDKGHTLEAQKSVKKLDSLYTISGNRDASVQLYRDFLGKLPDLVSKDRSLVDNKILEDTEQRISQLEKEKELKDELIRKKNVFNYGLIGVLILLSGLVIFIFRTLKRVQIKNKRIALQSLRREMNPHFIFNSLNSVNHFIATSNELEANQYLTRFSKLMRGVMENSAEDFIPFQQELDLLQNYLALEKTRFANKFDYEVEVDESLNLQSQQVPGMLIQPFLENAIWHGLRYRDEKGFLKLSFEKDVQYLKITIEDNGIGIEESKKQKTQHQKAREGRGMKNTLERIQLLNDLYKKDITCTVKDKENNGGVIVMIKMNLI; encoded by the coding sequence ATGAAAACACTTAGGCTTTTTATCCTCTTTTTATTCATGACCTTTGGGAGTGGAATGTATTCTCAGGTCAATACTAAAGCTGTGGAGGAAGTTCAGGTAGCCACTAGGAAACTGAAAAAAGCTATAGATACCAAAAATGAATCTGCACAGGCTGACTCCTATTACAATATCGGGGAAACATTCTTCAATGACGGAAACTTTCCGAAAAGTGAAGAGTACTACACAAAAGCCAAAAAGATCTACGAAAAGCTTAATGACAAGCCGAATATTGAGAAAACTACCCGGAGATTAGCCCAGTCGCAGGAAAAACAGAATAAAATAACTCCTGCCATCAGCAATTACAGTATGGCGGCGCAGCTGGGATACAGCGAAAAAAGCAGAACCGTCAATTCCAATGATGTGGCAAGGCTTTCTTCCCCTACACCGGAACAAAAGGTGGAAGCCATTCAGAACAATATCAACATAAGCAAAAAGGAAAACGAACAGGCCGGTGTTGCAGAGGGCTACAGCCAGCTGGCAGATGTCAATATACAGCAGAATGATGTATTTAAAGCTGAAGAAAATCTGAATAATGCTTATAAAATATCGAAAAAAGAAGCGCCACAGCAGGCGTTGGAAATTAATCAGAAGTTAGCGAACCTCTATGTTGAGAACAAAAACTTTGAAAAAGCTATTGAAGCCAAAAAGAAAGTCCTCAGAGAAGATTTTGTAAAAGAAAATTCACAGGAGAAAGTCAATCAGATTCAGGAGCTTGCCGATATTTATATTAAGAAAAATGATCCGGATGAAGCGGTAACCCTGTTGAAAAATGCTTATGGGATTGCATTGGATAAAGGACATACGCTGGAAGCTCAGAAAAGTGTCAAAAAGTTGGACAGTCTTTATACTATATCAGGAAATAGAGATGCCTCCGTTCAGCTGTACCGTGATTTTTTAGGAAAATTACCCGACCTTGTTTCTAAGGACAGAAGCTTGGTAGACAATAAGATCCTTGAAGATACGGAACAGAGAATTTCCCAGCTGGAAAAGGAAAAAGAACTGAAAGATGAGCTGATCCGGAAGAAAAATGTTTTCAATTATGGATTGATCGGGGTTTTAATTCTATTAAGCGGTCTTGTTATTTTTATCTTCAGAACCTTAAAAAGAGTTCAGATCAAGAATAAAAGAATTGCCCTTCAATCCCTGAGACGGGAGATGAACCCTCACTTTATTTTCAACAGTTTGAACAGTGTCAATCACTTTATAGCCACCAGCAATGAGCTGGAAGCCAATCAGTATCTTACCAGATTCTCCAAACTGATGCGCGGTGTGATGGAAAATTCTGCAGAAGACTTTATCCCGTTTCAACAAGAGCTCGATCTTCTTCAGAATTATCTTGCGCTCGAAAAAACGCGTTTTGCAAATAAATTTGATTACGAAGTCGAGGTAGATGAAAGCCTGAACTTGCAAAGCCAGCAGGTTCCGGGAATGCTTATACAGCCGTTTCTGGAAAATGCAATCTGGCACGGATTGCGGTATAGAGATGAAAAAGGATTCTTAAAACTGAGTTTTGAAAAGGATGTCCAGTATTTAAAGATCACCATTGAAGATAACGGAATCGGAATTGAAGAAAGTAAAAAACAGAAAACCCAGCACCAGAAGGCAAGAGAAGGGCGGGGAATGAAAAATACACTGGAAAGAATCCAGCTGCTGAATGACCTGTATAAAAAAGACATTACCTGTACTGTGAAAGACAAAGAAAATAATGGCGGAGTAATCGTTATGATAAAGATGAACCTGATTTAA
- a CDS encoding DUF4139 domain-containing protein — translation MKRYFLLLATFCAAFIKAQEIKKEIEVKQATVFLQGAKVFGNTNVNLQKGRNRVRIINLPDNLDENTYKINLEKNTTLLSITPESNFLKNDVLSDGEKKLEDERKKLQRQVNLLNIQIKNLTGEQNIINGNLKISTNDKSTPQEQLIRLTEFYRKRMLEIDNQIFLLDEQKNILDESMVRLNKQAAEEQTHKNTNRKELVLEILADNDTSLNLGISYIVSDAGWVPSYDVRAESVKKPLEMVYKGKIYQKTGQDWKNVKLFVSTYRPSYNQDRPILSPLYIAEYSAYNPQIETSGFQLKKETAAVNAYQMREVAESKPYQVPVASVSGRQMNVIYELNYNQTILSQEKEQYVILDKKQIEAAYKYHTVPKLNNQVFLMAFVKNWQNLNLITGEANIYFEDNYIGKTTITSHYVKDEFPISLGVDERITVKRIKLEDKTSQKAMNTNKWETESYQISIRNNTKESIELEVLDQLPISENSKISVKAAETGGGILDEKTGSILWNKNISSGGSEKISFSYEVKYPKDMQVQYYSR, via the coding sequence ATGAAACGTTATTTTTTACTATTAGCCACATTTTGTGCTGCTTTTATAAAAGCACAGGAAATCAAAAAAGAAATTGAGGTAAAGCAGGCTACTGTATTTCTTCAGGGGGCAAAAGTCTTTGGAAATACGAATGTAAATCTCCAGAAAGGAAGAAATAGGGTGAGAATCATCAACCTTCCGGACAACCTGGATGAAAATACATACAAAATCAATCTTGAGAAAAACACAACACTTCTTTCGATCACTCCTGAAAGTAATTTTTTGAAGAACGACGTATTATCTGACGGTGAAAAGAAACTCGAGGACGAAAGAAAAAAGCTTCAGAGGCAGGTTAATCTTCTGAATATCCAGATCAAGAACCTCACCGGCGAACAGAATATCATCAATGGTAATTTAAAAATATCCACCAATGATAAGTCAACGCCTCAGGAACAGCTCATCAGACTCACGGAATTTTACCGAAAAAGAATGCTGGAAATTGACAATCAGATCTTTTTGCTGGATGAGCAAAAAAATATCCTGGACGAAAGCATGGTCAGGCTGAACAAGCAGGCTGCGGAAGAGCAAACCCATAAAAACACCAACAGGAAAGAACTTGTGCTTGAAATTCTTGCGGATAATGATACCAGTCTGAACCTTGGAATCAGTTATATTGTTTCTGATGCCGGCTGGGTCCCTTCCTATGATGTAAGGGCAGAATCTGTAAAGAAACCTCTTGAAATGGTGTATAAAGGAAAAATCTATCAGAAAACCGGTCAGGACTGGAAAAATGTAAAACTTTTTGTTTCCACTTACCGACCTTCCTACAACCAGGACAGGCCTATACTGTCTCCTCTTTATATTGCTGAATATAGCGCTTACAACCCACAGATAGAAACTTCAGGTTTTCAATTGAAAAAAGAAACGGCAGCAGTAAATGCTTATCAGATGCGGGAAGTAGCGGAATCAAAACCATATCAGGTTCCGGTGGCTTCTGTTTCCGGCCGCCAGATGAATGTCATCTATGAACTCAATTACAATCAAACCATCCTAAGCCAGGAAAAAGAACAGTATGTCATTCTTGATAAAAAACAAATTGAGGCGGCTTACAAATACCATACGGTTCCAAAGCTTAACAACCAGGTTTTCCTGATGGCTTTTGTAAAAAACTGGCAGAACCTTAACCTCATTACAGGAGAAGCCAATATTTATTTTGAAGATAACTACATTGGAAAAACAACCATTACCAGCCATTATGTGAAAGATGAGTTCCCGATTTCCCTTGGTGTGGATGAAAGAATTACCGTAAAGAGAATCAAACTGGAAGATAAAACCTCCCAAAAAGCAATGAATACCAATAAATGGGAAACTGAATCTTATCAGATCAGCATCCGAAACAATACAAAAGAAAGCATTGAACTGGAAGTTCTTGACCAGCTTCCGATCAGTGAGAATTCAAAAATTTCAGTGAAGGCAGCGGAAACAGGCGGCGGAATCCTCGATGAAAAAACAGGAAGTATCCTTTGGAACAAGAACATCAGTTCCGGAGGTTCTGAAAAGATCAGTTTCTCCTATGAAGTGAAATATCCGAAAGATATGCAGGTCCAATATTACAGCAGATAA
- a CDS encoding SIMPL domain-containing protein yields MKLKHFLLIGILSLGSFINAQEIKKNAIEVTGVAEMEVVPDEIIFSIGIKADHKNELADNEKKLFETLKNAGVKNEDIKFKSMYQNIYSKTTKFTKSYQFKASTTSNISKIFEDLNQKWVSSLNIAEVKNTKIADFRKTVKINALKAAKEKADYLLESMGKKTGNAIEIVEIEDYTSDTVLPVAYKSRMNSVQMEMADASADYSFDNIENIKLRYSIKTRYEIL; encoded by the coding sequence ATGAAATTGAAACATTTTTTATTAATCGGAATTTTATCTCTTGGAAGTTTTATCAATGCTCAGGAAATAAAGAAAAATGCCATTGAAGTAACGGGAGTTGCCGAAATGGAAGTAGTACCGGATGAAATCATTTTCAGTATCGGAATAAAGGCAGATCATAAAAACGAATTAGCAGACAATGAAAAGAAACTGTTTGAAACCTTAAAAAATGCAGGAGTAAAAAATGAGGACATTAAATTCAAATCGATGTATCAGAATATATACTCTAAAACCACCAAGTTTACTAAAAGTTATCAGTTTAAGGCTTCTACAACATCAAATATCAGCAAGATTTTTGAAGACCTGAATCAAAAATGGGTCAGCAGCCTGAATATTGCAGAAGTAAAGAATACAAAGATCGCAGATTTCAGAAAAACAGTCAAGATCAATGCTTTAAAAGCCGCTAAGGAAAAAGCAGATTACCTATTGGAAAGTATGGGTAAAAAGACCGGAAATGCTATTGAAATTGTAGAAATAGAAGATTATACCAGTGATACGGTACTTCCCGTGGCCTATAAAAGCAGGATGAATAGTGTACAAATGGAAATGGCCGATGCTTCAGCAGATTATTCTTTTGATAATATAGAAAACATCAAACTAAGATACAGCATCAAAACGAGATACGAAATCCTTTAA